In a single window of the Massilia oculi genome:
- a CDS encoding YihY family inner membrane protein gives MLNKTVEGLSRAGGEFVNGSDERGLTWPEARDLVRFAVRRLGEERLPQVAGSLTFTTTLAMVPLLTIVLAIFTMFPAFGQVREMIDAWFVQNLMPKAIASTISGNLTQFADKAKGLSALGAVALLFTTAATMSLIERVFNQIWSVRQPRPLPQRLLVYWALLTLGPLLFGLSISFTSQLVDVTGGLERDASLLGTLFFTLASVAVTTAGYTLLYVVVPNRMVAWRDAFWGALAAAIAFEIAKRGFGLFIRQFPTYAIIYGALAALPLFLVWIYVTWMITLVGAVLTAALPVVKHERWWYQPAPGGAFVDAMSVLKVLYGSARLSGNALVAGSTIRDHTRIGYDEMGRLLDRMVAEGWVGRVQDEAPARVGWHFHRRGSQENWVLLADPASLRLADVYRLFVFDCAAAETMQREDGVADTPLALDVGDLARQVEEAVEAGLDQTLAAHFGDPEVAVMADIEARAAN, from the coding sequence ATGCTGAACAAGACGGTAGAAGGGTTGTCGCGTGCCGGCGGCGAGTTCGTCAATGGCAGCGACGAGCGCGGCCTGACCTGGCCGGAAGCACGGGACCTGGTGCGCTTCGCCGTGCGCCGCCTGGGCGAAGAGCGCCTGCCGCAGGTGGCGGGCAGCCTGACCTTCACCACCACCCTGGCCATGGTGCCGCTGCTGACCATCGTGCTGGCCATCTTCACGATGTTCCCGGCCTTCGGCCAGGTGCGCGAGATGATCGACGCCTGGTTCGTGCAAAACCTGATGCCCAAGGCGATCGCCAGCACCATCAGCGGCAACCTGACCCAGTTCGCCGACAAGGCCAAGGGCCTGTCGGCCCTGGGCGCGGTGGCGCTGCTGTTCACCACCGCCGCCACGATGAGCCTGATCGAGCGCGTGTTCAACCAGATCTGGAGCGTGCGCCAGCCGCGCCCGCTCCCCCAGCGCCTGCTGGTCTACTGGGCCTTGCTGACCCTGGGTCCGCTGCTGTTCGGCCTGTCGATCAGCTTCACCTCGCAACTGGTCGACGTGACCGGCGGCCTGGAGCGCGATGCGTCCCTGCTCGGCACCCTGTTCTTCACCCTGGCCTCTGTGGCGGTCACAACCGCCGGCTACACCTTGCTGTACGTCGTGGTTCCCAACCGCATGGTGGCCTGGCGCGACGCCTTCTGGGGCGCGCTGGCGGCGGCGATCGCCTTCGAGATCGCCAAGCGCGGCTTCGGCCTGTTCATCCGCCAGTTCCCGACCTACGCCATCATCTATGGCGCGCTGGCGGCGTTGCCTTTGTTCCTGGTCTGGATCTATGTGACCTGGATGATCACGCTGGTCGGCGCGGTATTGACGGCGGCGCTGCCGGTGGTCAAGCACGAGCGCTGGTGGTACCAGCCGGCGCCGGGCGGCGCCTTCGTCGACGCGATGTCGGTGCTCAAGGTGTTGTACGGCAGCGCCAGGTTAAGCGGCAATGCGCTGGTGGCCGGCAGCACGATCCGCGATCACACCCGGATCGGCTACGACGAGATGGGGCGCCTGCTGGACCGCATGGTGGCCGAGGGCTGGGTCGGCCGGGTGCAGGACGAAGCCCCGGCGCGGGTCGGCTGGCATTTCCACCGCCGCGGCAGCCAGGAGAACTGGGTGTTGCTGGCCGATCCGGCAAGCTTGCGCCTGGCCGACGTCTACCGGCTGTTCGTGTTCGATTGCGCGGCGGCCGAGACGATGCAGCGCGAAGACGGTGTTGCGGACACGCCGCTGGCGCTGGACGTCGGCGACCTGGCGCGCCAGGTCGAGGAGGCGGTCGAGGCGGGGCTGGACCAGACGCTGGCGGCGCACTTCGGCGATCCCGAAGTAGCCGTGATGGCGGACATCGAGGCGCGCGCCGCCAACTGA
- the wrbA gene encoding NAD(P)H:quinone oxidoreductase translates to MNTTPLSILVLYYSRHGATRKLAELIAQGIDSVPGAEARLRTVPPVSSVAEATAPGIPDQGSPYVELDDLRECRGLALGSPTRFGNMAASMKYFLDGTATEWVNGSLSGKPAVVFASTGSLHGGQEATLLSMMIPLLHHGMMVMGLPYTHPELMNTASGGSPYGATHWAGVDGKRPVTEEERTLAIALGRRLAEAALKLQGSR, encoded by the coding sequence ATGAACACGACCCCTCTGAGCATCCTCGTCCTCTACTATTCGCGCCATGGCGCCACGCGCAAGCTGGCCGAGCTGATTGCCCAGGGCATCGACAGCGTGCCGGGGGCCGAAGCCCGGCTGCGCACCGTGCCGCCGGTCTCGTCGGTGGCTGAAGCGACCGCGCCCGGGATTCCCGACCAGGGCTCGCCCTACGTCGAACTGGACGACTTGCGCGAGTGTCGCGGCCTGGCGCTGGGCTCGCCTACGCGCTTCGGCAATATGGCCGCGAGCATGAAATACTTCCTCGACGGTACCGCGACCGAATGGGTCAATGGGTCGCTGTCCGGCAAGCCGGCCGTGGTGTTCGCCTCCACCGGCAGCCTGCACGGCGGCCAGGAGGCGACCCTGCTGTCGATGATGATTCCCTTGCTGCACCACGGGATGATGGTGATGGGCCTGCCCTATACCCATCCCGAACTGATGAACACCGCCAGCGGCGGCAGCCCCTACGGCGCGACCCACTGGGCCGGCGTCGATGGCAAGCGCCCCGTCACCGAAGAAGAGCGTACGCTGGCGATTGCGCTCGGTCGCCGCCTGGCAGAGGCGGCCCTGAAACTGCAGGGAAGCCGCTGA
- a CDS encoding DUF2069 domain-containing protein produces MGTGKKVFHMGAIASLIWLIGWLVAWEAYVAPLQPGSWLLALKALPLLLPLRGVIKRDLYTLQWSSMLILIYFAEGVVRAWADQSAASRQMAIGEIALVVVYYFCALLYLRPYKKEAQRLAKELLDKVKVPHG; encoded by the coding sequence ATGGGAACAGGGAAAAAAGTCTTTCACATGGGGGCGATCGCCAGCCTGATCTGGCTGATCGGCTGGCTGGTCGCCTGGGAAGCCTATGTGGCGCCCCTGCAGCCCGGCAGCTGGCTGCTGGCCCTGAAGGCTTTGCCCCTGTTGTTGCCGCTGCGCGGCGTCATCAAACGCGACCTGTACACCCTGCAGTGGTCGTCGATGTTGATCCTGATCTATTTTGCCGAAGGCGTCGTGCGCGCCTGGGCCGACCAGAGCGCGGCCTCGCGCCAGATGGCCATCGGCGAGATCGCCCTGGTCGTGGTGTATTACTTCTGCGCCCTGCTCTACCTGCGCCCCTACAAGAAGGAAGCACAGCGCCTGGCCAAGGAATTGCTGGACAAGGTCAAAGTACCGCATGGCTGA
- a CDS encoding FAD-binding oxidoreductase — MADAHVDDTHVDDLLARCRAIVGDAHVITDEATMAPFMADWRGRYSGRGLAVVLPLDTAQVAAIVAACAAARVPIVPQGGRTGLVMGSVPDDSGAAIVLSLRRLNRIRAVDPLNRTMTVEAGCILADVQAAASEAGMLYPLSLAAEGSCTIGGNLSTNAGGTAVLRYGNTRELCLGLEVVNAQGEVWDGLRGLRKDNTGYALRELFIGAEGTLGVITAAVLKLYPAPRAALTALVALDSPRQAVLLLGLLQARCGAALTGFELMSAFCLDLVAKQFPDLPRPFADGYPQYALAELSSNESDEHAHALLESSMVDALEAGVGRDAVVATSNRQALDLWRLREHIPLAQAAAGKNIKHDISLAVSRIPDFIARADAALQQAFPGCQPVTFGHLGDGNLHYNVAPSAGESHDAFLTHQAAVNRIVHDLVADCGGSISAEHGIGMLKREELARYKSPVELGMMRAIKAALDPLGIMNPGKIL; from the coding sequence ATGGCTGACGCGCATGTCGATGACACTCATGTCGATGACCTGCTGGCGCGCTGCCGCGCGATCGTCGGCGACGCCCACGTGATCACCGACGAGGCAACGATGGCCCCGTTCATGGCCGACTGGCGCGGCCGCTACAGCGGACGCGGCCTGGCGGTGGTCCTGCCTCTCGATACCGCGCAGGTGGCCGCCATCGTCGCCGCCTGCGCAGCGGCGCGCGTCCCCATCGTTCCGCAAGGGGGCCGCACCGGCCTGGTCATGGGCAGCGTCCCCGACGACTCGGGAGCGGCCATCGTGCTGTCGCTGCGGCGCCTGAACCGCATCCGCGCCGTCGATCCCCTGAACCGCACCATGACGGTCGAGGCCGGCTGCATCCTGGCCGACGTGCAGGCCGCGGCCAGCGAGGCCGGGATGCTGTATCCGCTGTCGCTGGCGGCCGAAGGCAGTTGCACGATCGGCGGCAACCTGTCGACCAATGCCGGCGGCACCGCTGTCCTGCGCTACGGCAATACCCGCGAGCTGTGCCTGGGCCTGGAAGTCGTCAATGCCCAGGGCGAGGTCTGGGATGGCTTGCGCGGCCTGCGCAAGGACAATACCGGCTACGCGCTGCGCGAGCTCTTCATCGGCGCCGAAGGCACGCTGGGCGTGATCACGGCGGCGGTGCTGAAATTGTATCCGGCGCCGCGCGCCGCGCTCACCGCCCTGGTCGCCCTCGATTCGCCGCGCCAGGCCGTCCTCCTGCTCGGCCTGCTGCAGGCGCGCTGCGGGGCCGCGCTGACCGGCTTCGAGCTGATGTCCGCGTTCTGCCTGGACCTGGTCGCGAAGCAGTTTCCCGACCTGCCGCGGCCGTTCGCGGATGGGTACCCGCAGTACGCCCTGGCCGAGCTCTCGAGCAATGAATCGGATGAACACGCCCACGCGCTGCTGGAATCGAGCATGGTCGACGCGCTGGAGGCCGGCGTCGGCCGCGACGCCGTGGTGGCCACCTCGAACAGGCAGGCCCTGGACCTGTGGCGGCTGCGCGAACACATCCCGCTGGCGCAGGCGGCGGCCGGCAAGAACATCAAGCACGATATTTCGCTGGCGGTGTCGCGCATCCCCGACTTCATCGCCCGCGCCGACGCCGCGCTGCAGCAGGCGTTTCCCGGCTGCCAGCCGGTGACCTTCGGCCACCTGGGAGACGGCAACCTGCACTACAACGTGGCGCCGTCGGCCGGGGAGTCGCACGACGCCTTCCTGACGCACCAGGCGGCCGTGAACCGCATCGTGCACGACCTGGTGGCCGATTGCGGCGGCTCGATCTCGGCCGAGCACGGCATCGGCATGCTCAAGCGCGAGGAACTGGCGCGCTACAAGTCGCCGGTCGAACTCGGCATGATGCGCGCCATCAAAGCCGCGCTCGACCCGCTCGGCATCATGAATCCCGGGAAGATACTATGA
- a CDS encoding DUF4124 domain-containing protein, with the protein MPRGRPRDLRRPSLPQPALGAELALRAAPPPDPETQARMARARDMVLEIDKERAGQTLREERDGERARRAALALRKRCDKLRLQRQWLEEDLARTRGDAREAARIKVRRQIETLAVECPA; encoded by the coding sequence ATGCCACGAGGGCGGCCGCGTGACCTACGCCGACCGTCCCTGCCCCAGCCTGCCCTCGGCGCCGAACTGGCGCTGCGCGCCGCGCCACCGCCCGACCCCGAGACGCAGGCGCGCATGGCCCGCGCGCGCGACATGGTCCTCGAGATCGACAAGGAGCGCGCCGGGCAGACGCTGCGCGAGGAGCGCGACGGCGAACGCGCCCGGCGCGCGGCGCTCGCCCTGCGCAAGCGCTGCGACAAGCTGCGCCTGCAGCGCCAGTGGCTCGAGGAAGACCTGGCGCGCACGCGCGGCGACGCCAGGGAGGCGGCGCGGATCAAGGTGCGGCGCCAGATCGAGACGCTGGCGGTGGAATGCCCGGCCTGA